In Candidatus Flexicrinis affinis, the following proteins share a genomic window:
- a CDS encoding methyltransferase domain-containing protein: MSDPTPYPPEYFAREDDSNDRQFYSVARKVVHIDDSAIDMLRERVFRPLLPAGGRVLDLMSSWRSHLPPDAALGHVTGLGLNGDEMADNPQLDDYLVHDLNATPDLPFSDGSFDAALCTVSIQYLTRPIEVFREVRRVLTPRAPFIVSFSNRCFPSKAVWVWLFTDDAKHQALVTDYLERAGFGDIHTEDHVPRWGDPLYAVIGRAP, translated from the coding sequence ATGAGCGACCCAACGCCTTACCCGCCCGAATACTTTGCGCGTGAGGATGACAGCAACGATCGTCAGTTTTACAGCGTCGCGCGCAAGGTCGTACACATCGACGATTCCGCCATCGACATGCTGCGCGAGCGCGTGTTTCGTCCGCTGCTGCCTGCTGGCGGGCGCGTCCTCGACCTGATGAGCAGTTGGCGGTCGCATTTGCCGCCCGACGCGGCGTTGGGTCACGTCACCGGATTGGGCCTCAACGGCGATGAGATGGCCGACAACCCGCAGCTCGACGATTACCTCGTGCACGACCTCAACGCGACGCCCGATCTGCCCTTTTCCGACGGATCGTTCGACGCGGCACTGTGCACCGTGTCGATACAGTACCTCACACGCCCGATCGAGGTTTTTCGCGAGGTGCGGCGCGTCCTGACCCCGCGAGCGCCGTTCATCGTGAGCTTCAGCAACCGCTGTTTTCCGTCGAAGGCCGTGTGGGTGTGGCTGTTCACCGACGACGCCAAACATCAAGCGCTGGTGACTGATTATCTCGAGCGCGCCGGCTTCGGCGACATCCATACCGAAGATCATGTGCCGCGTTGGGGCGATCCGCTTTACGCCGTCATCGGCCGCGCGCCGTAA
- the iolG gene encoding inositol 2-dehydrogenase: MTKIGIGVIGLGRMGRVYANFVAGQLDDAELVAVSDPQPSVLAQYAGVTTAKDYTALLADTRVDAVIVTTPTHTHREVVIAAAQAGKAVFCEKPTALTLRETDEMIAAVDNAGVLMQIGFMRRFDRAYSEAKRQIDAGVIGTPVMIRSIGRDPYRTSLEYANPAASGGLIVDMGIHDFDVVRWLTGDEIQRVYAETAALVYPELTTVGDVDNAQITLKFNGGGLGNIEVSRTAKYGYDIRGEVVGTEGALQIGYLQETAVLTLTKSGVRHDVVPHFPERFGPAYTAQIAAFVTCVRDDKPPAVTAQDARAALQAAIAATRSQHTGQVVSVADITD, from the coding sequence ATGACCAAGATCGGTATTGGTGTCATCGGTTTGGGGCGCATGGGCCGCGTGTATGCCAACTTTGTCGCCGGCCAATTGGATGACGCCGAACTGGTCGCCGTCAGCGATCCTCAGCCGTCGGTGCTGGCGCAGTATGCCGGCGTTACGACTGCCAAGGACTATACCGCCCTGCTCGCAGATACGCGTGTCGATGCGGTGATCGTCACGACCCCGACCCATACCCATCGCGAGGTCGTCATAGCCGCCGCGCAGGCCGGGAAGGCGGTCTTCTGTGAGAAGCCGACCGCCCTCACGCTGCGCGAAACAGACGAGATGATCGCGGCGGTCGACAACGCCGGCGTGCTCATGCAAATCGGGTTCATGCGCCGCTTTGATCGCGCGTACAGCGAGGCCAAGCGCCAGATCGACGCGGGTGTGATCGGCACGCCGGTGATGATCCGCTCGATCGGGCGCGACCCGTATCGTACCAGCCTCGAATACGCCAATCCGGCCGCCAGTGGTGGGCTGATCGTCGACATGGGCATCCACGACTTCGACGTCGTGCGCTGGTTGACCGGCGACGAAATCCAGCGCGTGTATGCCGAGACGGCGGCGCTGGTGTACCCGGAACTGACCACTGTCGGCGATGTCGACAATGCGCAAATCACGCTCAAGTTCAACGGCGGCGGGCTGGGCAACATCGAGGTCAGCCGCACGGCCAAGTACGGCTACGACATCCGCGGCGAGGTTGTCGGCACCGAGGGGGCGCTGCAGATCGGTTACTTGCAAGAGACCGCCGTGCTGACCCTCACCAAGTCCGGCGTCCGCCATGACGTCGTGCCGCACTTCCCGGAACGCTTTGGCCCGGCCTACACCGCGCAGATTGCCGCGTTCGTCACCTGCGTCCGCGACGACAAGCCGCCCGCCGTGACGGCGCAGGACGCGCGTGCCGCCCTGCAGGCGGCGATCGCCGCCACGCGCAGCCAACATACCGGCCAAGTCGTCTCCGTGGCCGACATCACGGACTAG